In Crassostrea angulata isolate pt1a10 chromosome 6, ASM2561291v2, whole genome shotgun sequence, a genomic segment contains:
- the LOC128190497 gene encoding uncharacterized protein LOC128190497 translates to MGWTSWSSCSKTGEQSIKSKICCPIQLNSKSAEECKRICKLTQEQIEVKRSCMYIPTAYLVASTKIVSSSNLVNEQSLTESPSPKDVPNENQTIESYASTNAAEYEKSTSDEVFDNTISSKGGTEITTDTSDIFVSRTVQSSTSLYQENVVASEYQTTYSSSAAENIEYTSDQTFNKPSITDERSGTSVTPPPEASNNRTVIQTPTGEKATSSHEPGYELTSNYVNNYFTKEGTEYHVKSETSNNRTSVPSSTSRYQGKGTTRSAVKTSIPASTVSSSSVSSSSKGNGASNASQLSRNKLQEEGGTGGGVIAGAIIGVLAVAGLSGLLAFFLYRRWKKNKDERKVEPEENGGENPVSQKPPVSTSLN, encoded by the exons ATGGGCTGGACATCTTGGAGCTCCTGTTCTAAGACAGGTGAGCAATCCATCAAAAGTAAGATTTGCTGTCCGATTCAACTTAATTCAAAATCAGCGGAGGAGTGTAAAAGAATATGTAAATTGACCCAAGAACAGATAGAGGTGAAGCGGAGTTGCATGTATATACCCACAGCATACCTCGTGGCTTCAACAAAAATCGTGTCCAGCTCTAATTTGGTAAATGAGCAGTCGTTGACAGAAAGTCCAAGTCCCAAAG ATGTGCCAAACGAAAACCAGACGATCGAGTCTTATGCATCAACAAACGCGGCCGAATATGAAAAATCAACAAGTGATGAAGTCTTTGACAACACCATCTCTTCTAAAGGAGGTACTGAAATTACAACCGACACATCAGATATATTTGTTAGCAG AACAGTACAATCTTCTACCAGTCTGTACCAAGAAAACG TCGTGGCAAGTGAATATCAAACGACCTATTCATCAAGCGCTGctgaaaatattgaatatactAGTGATCAGACGTTTAACAAGCCGTCTATAACTGATGAAAGGTCGGGTACTTCTGTGACACCCCCGCCAGAAGCATCTAATAACAG GACTGTTATACAAACACCAACCGGCGAGAAAG CTACTTCTTCACACGAACCTGGATATGAGTTAACCAGCAATTATGTGAACAACTACTTCACAAAAGAAGGAACAGAATATCATGTAAAATCAGAAACGTCCAACAACAG GACTTCTGTTCCATCATCTACAAGTAGATATCAAGGAAAAG GCACCACAAGATCAGCTGTGAAGACAAGCATCCCCGCGTCTACCGTCAGCTCTTCATCTGTATCAAGCAGCTCTAAAG GAAACGGAGCGTCCAATGCATCTCAGTTATCGAGAAACAAATTACAAGAAGAGGGTGGAACAGGTG GTGGAGTTATCGCCGGGGCTATCATAGGTGTCCTTGCTGTTGCCGGTCTTTCGGGACTTCTCGCCTTTTTCCTTTACCGGCGATGGAAGAAAAACAAGGACGAGAGGAAAGTTGAGCCCGAGGAAAATGGCGGAGAGAACCCTGTCAGTCAGAAGCCTCCCGTTAGTACAAGCCTTAACTAG
- the LOC128188832 gene encoding proton channel OtopLc-like: MHPYVVTLLDVLYTVFITPLTAGNVIQSVDNTGSNTRKTDGSLSSMVTIACLTAITFVVIGIYAKSEDPGKSTIAITTMTFVLTAMALFAIVLIAVLAFRKRHEWFIAADIKDDAAEKFKGKFLWLFSLGIIMKNALELAINIDCSNKESGKKFVTAFMIVHIVSILYYCIQTGFISYFKDYRFKSSVRINYGILIVLLTNLTLWFTSIVGDNEDLVFSNTNTTEKNGIIEEIICFHNSSIQTLRIHTLKFLNPCGIEYALLATSFMLSLWPSVKKEIHDTQDSVNLVNIEESCDEYTPLLRRRRNRTTDPTDIRADDPRHRSPISFFLAILFGLILNLPVIISTVLTFFGIDSEGFGYFRDASMATYKLAMLIMVFILFFHLAKYGKSNNVKRKLSSTEYILVFANAGTIAVCTFDFIVSLNNHRYILMSEKILDIILTFLQTTLIMHSTRVTIKKTLDSFIAAEYVCLLLSVCNIVLWVGDSFNNMENSVTSLQNSNNSKTNKVMKYVIFPILVFYRFHASIDLFGLFSRMRKN, encoded by the coding sequence ATGCACCCTTACGTTGTGACGTTACTCGATGTCCTCTACACCGTCTTCATTACACCTCTGACGGCTGGAAATGTCATCCAATCGGTCGATAACACCGGAAGCAACACTCGTAAGACCGACGGCAGTTTGTCCTCCATGGTAACCATCGCCTGCCTGACGGCGATCACGTTTGTCGTCATTGGTATCTACGCCAAAAGTGAGGACCCTGGGAAATCGACCATAGCAATCACAACCATGACATTTGTGTTGACTGCCATGGCTTTGTTTGCCATCGTTCTGATTGCAGTTCTTGCCTTTCGCAAAAGACACGAATGGTTCATTGCAGCCGACATCAAGGACGATGCAGCAGAAAAATTCAAAGGGAAGTTTCTATGGCTCTTTAGTCTTGGTATAATCATGAAAAATGCTCTTGAATTAGCTATAAACATTGACTGTTCAAACAAAGAATCAGGTAAAAAATTTGTAACGGCTTTCATGATTGTCCACATCGTTTCAATACTATACTACTGTATTCAAACCGGTTTCATCAGTTACTTCAAGGATTACAGATTTAAGAGCTCTGTGAGAATTAACTATGGTATTCTCATCGTTTTACTTACTAATTTGACATTGTGGTTCACTAGCATCGTTGGTGATAATGAAGACTTAGTATTTAGCAATACAAATACTACTGAAAAGAATGGTATTATAGaagaaattatttgttttcacAATTCTTCGATCCAAACACTGCGTATACACACACTCAAGTTTCTTAATCCTTGCGGAATTGAGTACGCCTTACTTGCCACGAGCTTCATGCTGTCACTATGGCCTTCAGTGAAAAAGGAAATCCATGATACACAGGACTCGGTTAATCTGGTCAACATCGAAGAGAGTTGTGACGAATACACTCCTTTGCTTCGACGACGAAGAAATCGTACAACCGACCCAACAGATATTCGCGCAGATGATCCAAGGCACCGCAGccctatttctttttttctcgcCATTTTATTTGGCCTTATTTTAAACCTTCCAGTGATAATATCCAccgttttaacattttttggaaTTGATTCTGAAGGTTTTGGATATTTTCGAGATGCCTCAATGGCGACCTATAAATTGGCAATGTTGATTATGGTTTTCATTCTTTTCTTCCACTTGGCCAAATACGGAAAGTCGAACAATGTTAAAAGAAAACTTTCGTCAACCGAATATATTTTAGTGTTTGCAAACGCTGGAACGATTGCAGTTTGcacatttgattttattgtaagTTTAAACAATCACAGATACATTTTGATGTCAGAGAAAATACTTGATATTATTCTGACTTTCTTGCAGACCACTCTAATAATGCATTCCACTCGCGTTACCATCAAAAAGACACTGGACAGCTTCATTGCTGCAGAATACGTCTGTTTATTGTTGTCCGTTTGTAACATCGTCCTTTGGGTTGGTGATAGTTTCAACAATATGGAGAATAGTGTCACCTCCTTACAAAACAGCAATAACAGCAAGACCAACAAAGTGATGAAGTATGTCATTTTCCCCATCCTTGTATTCTATCGATTCCATGCCTCCATCGACTTGTTCGGACTCTTCTCCAGAATGCGAAAGAActga
- the LOC128189144 gene encoding uncharacterized protein LOC128189144, with product MLDKYIGNMHPYVVTLLDVLYTVFITPLTAGNVIQSDENNGSNTRKTDGSLSSMVTIACLTAITFVVIGIYAKSEDPGKLTIAITTMTFVLTAMALFAIVLIAVLAFRKRHEWFIAADIKDDAAEKFKGKFLWLFSLGIIMKNALSLAINIDCFNKEAGKNIVTAFMVVHIVSILYFCIQTGFISYFKDYRFRSSVRINYGILIVLLANLTLWFTSIVLNEDSVPNTNLTHAYGITGEMICFYNSSIYNLRHQSLKVLNPCQIEYALLATSFMLSLWPSVKKEIHDTQDSVNLVNIEESCDEYTPLLRRRKNRTTDPTDIRADEPRHRSPIPFFLAILFGLILNLPVIIATVLTFFGIDSEGFGYFRDASMASYKLAMLIMVFILFFHLAKYGKSNNIKRKLSSTEYILVFANAGTIAVCTFEFIMSLNNHRYILMSEKILDIILTFLQTTLIMHSTRVTIKETLDSVIAAEYVCLLLSICNIVLWVGDSFNNMENSVTSLQNSNNSKTNKVMKYVIFPILVFYRFHASIDLFGLFSRMRKN from the exons ATGCTCGACAAATATATAG GTAACATGCACCCCTACGTCGTGACGTTACTGGATGTCCTCTACACTGTCTTCATTACACCTCTAACGGCGGGAAATGTCATCCAATCAGACGAAAACAACGGAAGCAACACTCGTAAGACCGACGGCAGTTTGTCCTCCATGGTAACCATCGCCTGCCTGACGGCGATCACGTTTGTCGTCATTGGTATCTACGCTAAAAGTGAGGACCCTGGAAAATTGACCATAGCAATCACGACCATGACATTTGTGTTGACTGCCATGGCTTTGTTTGCCATCGTTCTGATTGCAGTTCTTGCCTTTCGCAAAAGACACGAATGGTTCATTGCAGCCGACATCAAGGACGATGCAGCAGAAAAATTCAAAGGGAAGTTTCTATGGCTCTTTAGTCTTGGTATAATTATGAAAAACGCCCTTTCATTAGCCATAAACATTGACTGTTTTAACAAAGAAGCTGGGAAAAACATTGTAACGGCCTTCATGGTTGTCCATATTGTTTCTATATTATACTTTTGCATTCAAACCGGTTTCATCAGTTATTTCAAAGACTATAGATTTAGGAGCTCGGTGCGAATTAATTATGGTATTCTTATTGTATTACTGGCCAATTTGACATTGTGGTTCACTAGCATCGTCCTAAATGAAGACTCAGTACCCAATACAAATCTTACCCATGCTTATGGTATCACAGGGGAAATGATATGTTTTTACAACTCTTCAATTTACAACTTACGTCATCAGAGCCTGAAAGTTTTAAACCCGTGTCAAATAGAGTACGCCTTACTTGCCACGAGCTTCATGCTGTCACTATGGCCTTCAGTGAAAAAGGAAATCCATGATACACAGGACTCGGTTAATCTGGTCAACATCGAAGAGAGTTGTGACGAATACACTCCTTTGCTTCGACGACGAAAAAATCGAACAACCGACCCAACAGATATTCGCGCGGATGAGCCAAGGCACCGCAGCCCTATTCCTTTTTTTCTCGCCATTTTATTTGGCCTTATTTTAAATCTTCCAGTGATAATAGCCAccgttttaacattttttggaaTCGATTCTGAAGGTTTTGGATATTTTCGAGATGCCTCAATGGCGAGCTATAAATTGGCAATGTTGATTATGGTTTTCATTCTTTTCTTCCATTTGGCCAAATACGGAAAGTCgaacaatattaaaagaaaactttCGTCAACCGAATATATTTTAGTGTTTGCAAACGCTGGAACGATCGCAGTTTGCACATTCGAATTTATCATGAGTTTAAACAATCACAGATACATTTTGATGTCAGAGAAAATACTTGATATCATTCTGACTTTCTTACAGACCACTCTGATAATGCATTCCACTCGCGTTACCATCAAAGAGACACTGGACAGCGTCATTGCTGCAGAGTACGTCTGTTTATTGTTGTCCATTTGTAACATCGTCCTTTGGGTGGGAGATAGTTTCAACAATATGGAGAATAGTGTCACCTCCTTACAAAACAGCAATAACAGCAAGACCAACAAAGTGATGAAGTATGTCATTTTCCCCATCCTCGTGTTCTATCGATTCCATGCCTCCATCGACTTGTTTGGACTCTTCTCCAGAATGCGAAAGAATTGa